Below is a window of Quercus robur chromosome 6, dhQueRobu3.1, whole genome shotgun sequence DNA.
atatttctacacaacaaaataatatttcccAAAATCATATCTAttctctcccatctctctcctctctctaatttttacCTCTCTTCCAACTGCAACTTCCACTGGAGCCTTCATTTTCGACGAGGTGGTGAAATAGCCCAAAGCCATAATCTTATTCACCCTTTCCATGCTGATCTTCACAAACCCAGACACAGGCCACAACAACTACAAAAAAACCCCATCAGAACCCACCCAAACCCACCTCGTCGATCTCCACCTCAACCATGACGCCACGTTGATCTCCACCTCGCCATGCCACCACGTCGATCAATAAACCCACTACACTGATCAGACCCACGGTAGCAACCagagagagaaagcaaaaaTGGCGGTAAGTAGATAGAGAAAAGGGAGAAGAGGGAGAAATGAAAAGCATAGATAGAGGGAGGCACCAGCACGTCGATCTCCACCTCGCCATACCACCACGCTAATTAGGAAAACCACTACATCGATTAGACCCACGGTAGCAACCAGAGAGAGAAATCGACCACGGTGGCAAGTAGATTGCATAGATAGAGAAGATGGAGAAATGAAAAGCACAATGCAAAGATAGaaaagagggagaagagagGAGTGTCTAAGTGTGAAagatagaggagagagagtgagtaataaaaaaatgaaatttaagttTACAATTGGTGAACAGTGACTTATATAAGTATAATTGTATTGTAactctattgtaaaactttttaGAATTGAAAGACCGGATGGAGGGGTTGTTTTATGCTAAAATTTTCCTACATATGCCATTTAGCATGCCCAATACGAATGCTCTTAGACCAGTCCAATTATCAGGGGGCGTGCGCTAGGTTTTAAGGATGGGACTTTGGTTGATATGTGTGATATCTTTTGTGTTTCTCTCTGTGGGAGAATggagaatttgaataatttatttgaaatttaaaaaggttTAGctatacaagaaaaaaaattagaaaaacaaatCATAGTACTATaacacaatttcaaatattATGGATTAGCTCATAAAGAAATAGTATCAATCAAACACaccaaaaatgataaaataatatcttGGTAAATatagaaagatgaaaaataattttataaaatatttaatttttagagagaacAAACTATCTTCAACAAACTTTAGAgaacaaattatacattataccataatcataaaataattatttattcacaCGCATTGTGCAGGTGTAGGTCTGCAACTAGTAGTAAGCTATCTCCCTTATTCTGCTCTCCAAATTGCCAACCGTTTGTCTCAGCTTCTTGTTTCAATAGTACTCATCATCATATTAGGGGAGCTCTCAGtagatttctctcttttcaatgtCAAGTATGTCAATAATGAGACGTAAAGCACCATTGCTGGAAGAGCTAGTACACCTGCGAGGATTGATCCAGCTTTTGAGGTCTGCTTATTTGTTATCCTTCCTATGATAGTCGTACTTAAGAAGTATAAGTTGATCCCAATTGAGCAACACCCCAAAAGCCATGAAACAAGCCTTACCTACGGCGGAAGTACCAAAAGAAATTGTCAAGCACCATATAATTGTTATGCCAAAGAAGCAATGGGTATTAATCATATGGATCCGGTTACTGTATGCCTTTATTTTGGCATATCTTGGCATGAAGAGAAATCAATTTTATCATTGTAAGTGTTGTACTAATATAGGTCATGAGTTTTATAGAAGTCAGACCTTGGTGCAATAGAAAACGCCTTTCACCAAAAGTAATAGGTGATAGGAAGCGAGTTTGAATTCTGACATCAATCTCTCCAAAGAATTGGGGGATAAAAAATTGACTACTaattaaaaatggaaattttgcGCACTAGGTTCAACTTTTTAAGGGTTGAACTAATATTACTAAATGATGCAAAAGTACCTTAAAATGTTAGAAATCTTACCGTTATTGAGTTCTTATGGGGACCCATCTTTGCTTCGCTGCTGGTGAACTTTAGGAGAGGAACCAATGCAAATGGTAGTTCAAATGATAAGACCatctgcaaagaaaaataacaatagaaatcaaaattttggacTAATTTAAGGATTAGAAAGAGTAGAAGTTAACTAAGAGTTCTGTTTAGTTTGAAATTACAGAAGCAATAATGATAAGGCTTGCAGCTCCCCGAGATCCACCTATAATGCATACCACTAAACTTGGAGTAATTGCTATGCACCTTGTTATTAAGTTTCTCAACCAGGGCTCTATCTTCAAATCTAAGAAACCCTGCAAACAACGCAGCTAAAAGCTTCAGAAATCTTTCATAATTAAGCTCATCTCTCTGAGGGAAAAGGATTCACGCATTGATGAGCACCTGCATAATGTACTGGCCAGCGTAGGTTCCGGTGACAGTTGAACTCTGACCAGAAGCAAGCAAGGATATGGCATAAAGTTTCGAACTCCAATTTCCAAGGGCATTCTATTAAAATACCATATAGCAagtcaagaaaaaaaacaaatcaggAAAACAAACGTATAATTCTGTTACCTAATTCTCTTTGGTTGCTGAAATTCCTGTCAAACATAATATATTAAACTTGCATGGTTTTGTAAAACTCAGTTTTAAAGTTCTAAGTTGCCATTTTCTCTACATGCCTCGCCTCATGTGAATTTTCCTCCTTACAACAAGTGGGGTTGGAACTTGGAACCTTCTTACAGCAATACCACTGAACTACAAGTCTTTAAGCCGTCTATGGTTTTGTTGAGAAACAACAACAGTTTGTTGGTCATGATaacattaatgtttttttttttttttttgaataagtaATTAGCATAAGGAAGAaggcatatatatatgtaataccTTAAGCAAGGAAGCTGCAGACTCCAGAGTGATATTCTTGCATTGAGCTTTGTTTTCTGGAGATATAATTGGATTGGAACACACGCTACCACTAACAGATACGACTGCCACATTGATGAGGAACGCTAGGAACAATGCTAACCCACTTTCTATCAAAAAGCACTTGCTTGCactctagagagagagagagagagagagagtaagagaGGTGGTTAGTTTAATCAAACTTTGTCATTTCTGGAAGGAAATAATTGAAGGTTTTAATTACTTACCTTGATGCCATCTAAGGTGTGAGGGATTTTTCTTGATATAACCAGTGCTGAGTGGAGAAAAAGATTGTGTCTGCAGTTTGATAGTATGAGAATAGTGGCAGAGTCAAATGTTTTCGATGGCTTTACCATAACATATTCTATATAAAGAGCCTATAAATGGGAAAACAAATGAAATTACTAGAGTGGATTTGGTGATAAATTATCTGGTGGTGAATTTGGTCCGAATCTATTTGGATTCCAAGTTTTCCTAGTATGGACTACATGTTTGGCTAGGGAAGTTAGGCCATGTGGGCCTCAGGTTGgggcaataaattttttttttcttcaaagctCACACTTTTGCAAAGTCTGAGAGAGGTGGTCCAACCAACAACTGATCATCCAGGTTTTGAAGGTGCTTTCAAGCTCATACCTGATCAGTTCTAATCCATTAGGGAAACAATGTTCAACCCCAATCCATTGGGGGTCACCTCAGTATTAAAGGTTAGCCACATTATATATGGATGTGATACAAGAAACTTGAACGATGCCATTCATTTCAAGGGCTTCAGAaacttattctctctctttgggGTGGGGGGATTATTAAGTACTCTCAAAGCACATGACATGGTGCTTCATTCTCTCAAATTCATAGTGAATCACACCAAAAATCTTGCCATAAATATGAGAAGATGGAGCATCAAGCCACTGTATAAGTACTTGATAATTACTTATTCAAGAGTGCCAACATCACCAAGTGGATGCTATAACTTTTCAAAAGTTTGTGAAAAAGGTTTTACAAACTTGTTAGCATATGTTGCACAAATTTTACCCATTTGTACAGGAAAATATTAAaggtattattaattttattagaaaattataACTTGACATAATAATTAAGTAATGTAGTTGATTcgtattacataaaataaaatataagaaataacataaaaaaaaaattcttaattctttttggtgtttttgaaaagtttgaCATATTGTCACATACTACTCTTTCCATCTCAAATTGTTAACCTTCACTCTACTTCATTTTTTGGAAGTTCCAAAAGTTATATATCTTTGAAAAAGCCAATActcttctttcattttatttttttaagggacGAAAGTTTAAATTAAGGATGATAATTTGGAAACTttacatttttatgtaaaaaacaatgcatttaataatattcttttaaaaaattggattttctaAACAAGCATAAGCAATATGGGGTAGAGGAAGTATATAGTAAAAGTTGGATTCTATAAGTTGTAATTGTGCCAAGTGGCTATCTTCTTTATCCACCGAGTGGCAACACTCTTCTTGCACTAAGTGGCTACCTTTTATTAAAAGCTTAGGCATTTAACTCAATTCATGTATAATTTGGGGcagtttcaaattaaacctaaattaaaaaaatttattcaaccaGGAATTGGAACCTAACTAATCATATAGTTGTGATTAAAACCTAtctaatcataaaataaaataaaaattccatgTGAAAATATAATCCTTTTATCTATGTGAGAGTTGTAAAAGTATATTATAACAACTGATTTAATTATCATTACCAaaatattgattaataaaattacatataagCTAATGTCGAAATCTTACCACATTATAtactttataattaaaattgtgtcttacatgatatgattataCCAAATACTTTTCACCAAATAACTTGAAGTAAACTagttcttttattttcattatatattttattattcaatttcacTTATATAATGTATAAGTTTTGATCTGTGTATGTGCataatactaattaatttttaaaacttaccCCACCTTACTTATTAATCTCATATACACAAAACCGATAGCTTGGTTCTGAGGAGTTTAGGTAGTATGATAGTATTTTATAAAAGATATGGTTTCCAGCCCTGAGGTGGTCTATTCTGTTTCCATTACATGTATCCTCCTCCTCACATGGGGGTGAACCCTACAAGTGTGGGGTCCACCCCTATGTGAGGGTGAGGATACATACAACGGAAATAACATGTATTTTCTCTCCACCTCCAGGTTAATCAACATTTCACCTACCGGAAATAGCACTACACATTATTCAGTAATCCCACCACAAATAGCGGACAGCCTGGATTCGTGGAGCTCACGCAAGTGTGACATACATACTAGCATTTTGTAGAAGATATATGGTCCATAGCTGAATCCATATTAAATACATGTACTTATGTATGCTTGATTTGCTTCCCCAAACTATTTAAAGTTAGAAAagtagcaatatatatatatatatatatatagtagtttGTGAAATTACGGCATGATGAGAGCTCCTAAAAGAGCAATGGCATCACTGGTGGCCCGTGGCCCATTCAATTTGGGAACAAACATGCCAGTCAAGATCTCCTCTGCACTGGGTTTAGCGTGTACCATCACGGTGAAGAAGCAACAGCCTAGTACCATCACTAGCAAGCCAATTACACCCTCCAGCTTCCTTATCTACCAACCAAAAATATACCCACTTTAGAACTGTAAAATAACAAGAAAGATAGTTAGATAGAACTAGCTTGGAGCAATATTAGTCACTGCTAGCTACTTACACCATATCGTTGCAGTCCAAGGAGTAGAAGAGTATTCAATCCAGCTAGTAGGACCCCAATCCATATGGGTACTTTGAAGAGTATGTGGAGAGCAAATGCTGTTCCTACGACTGTAAAAATCATAAGTCAGTGACATCTATGTATGAATTTTCATCTACTTTTAAGGATGGTGTCTTATGTATTGGTAACATACAATATCTCTCTCATATTATGTGAGTCCCATAGGTTGTATTTTATATTGCATGAATTGCAACATATCAACAGGGGCAGCTTGATGCATCTAAAGGtctaaggcgaaaattgattattttgttttatatgcaaaattactactaattattTACATGAAccagagattttttttttaatttttattttaataaaaagtttatatacgtaaaaaatttgacaaaattttttacatttgttgatgTGTCAGATTGATAGTAGTAAGTTAAAGAATAATGTTAGTGGTGAacctagatgaaaactagtaaaaatttgttaacttgactattgtgaaaaatgttgtaaatttttttatttattgctttctttttttgaaaagtgctacattcacaatatttttcataacaaatcttaggtaTTATGTTACTTCTTGTTTTCTATTTCAACATACcagtaaaattatttttttactatcaaTAACAACATGTAACAATCTGCTATTTAggttttgttgtaaaagtattgtgaaaaatcttatggacatagcatttctttatcttttttatttgtttttcatttgataaaaaaaaattattttatttattggttaatattttagcttaattaatactatttgttaaaatttaagtacttttttttttaacttgcaaCCTTAGGATCTGTTtgaatacaatttatttttgttgaaactaaaaattgaaaactgaaaacactgtaataaaataatttttaaatgtgtgaatagtaccgtgaaaacgatttttaatatttttaaatgcgtTAACAGTATATAAAAGTACATAAACAGTGATGAACAGTATATGAACAATAAAATTGGTCTCTAAAAATTGAacacgtgaaaaaaaaaagaaaaaaaaaaaagaaagaaagaaagaaagaagggagCAAAACGCAAACGCCAGAGATGGTCAAACACGGATCCATACGGGTCTTTAGGCAGCCACATTAATGACTTGCACCATTGAGCCGCACTGCATATCATGTCTTTTTTTACAtatcacatctctctctctctctctcataaagtAAACAGATGATGGTATACAAAATGGAATCTCTCGTAAAgttattaaagtttaaaataaaaaaacatatggaATGTTAAGAGTTAGACACaggattttgattttattttaacatgttTCACTTAAAATTGTCCATACCTTCTGGGATATCCGCAGCTATCACAGCAACCTCCGCAAGTATCCACAGGCAGTAATTAACTGAAGTTGGGTACTCTGCCTTGCAGTGCTCAGCAAGATGCTTTCCTGTAATTAAGCGATATTAAGCAGTAACTCTAATAAAGATTGAAATATTGCATGAAATAGTTTGAGATAAAAATGCACGTGCATGATTGAGCACAGCATAGAGGGAGAACCTGTAGCCACTCCTAGATTTGCCGAACGAGACTGGATTGTTAAAGCAAAGCTCAGCCCAACAAGCACGATCCATAGCAACTGCTTATACAAAATAGATTGCATTCATATGAGACAAAGAATCCAtcctaatataataataataatgatcccaaaaataaatgaagaataagg
It encodes the following:
- the LOC126733040 gene encoding metal transporter Nramp5-like isoform X1, which encodes MALVQIEETPRWKKLLGYVGPGFLVSVAYLDPGNLETDLQAGADHKFELLWIVLVGLSFALTIQSRSANLGVATGKHLAEHCKAEYPTSVNYCLWILAEVAVIAADIPEVVGTAFALHILFKVPIWIGVLLAGLNTLLLLGLQRYGIRKLEGVIGLLVMVLGCCFFTVMVHAKPSAEEILTGMFVPKLNGPRATSDAIALLGALIMPHNLFLHSALVISRKIPHTLDGIKSASKCFLIESGLALFLAFLINVAVVSVSGSVCSNPIISPENKAQCKNITLESAASLLKNALGNWSSKLYAISLLASGQSSTVTGTYAGQYIMQGFLDLKIEPWLRNLITRCIAITPSLVVCIIGGSRGAASLIIIASMVLSFELPFALVPLLKFTSSEAKMGPHKNSITVRLVSWLLGCCSIGINLYFLSTTIIGRITNKQTSKAGSILAGVLALPAMVLYVSLLTYLTLKREKSTESSPNMMMSTIETRS
- the LOC126733040 gene encoding metal transporter Nramp5-like isoform X2, giving the protein MALVQIEETPRWKKLLGYVGPGFLVSVAYLDPGNLETDLQAGADHKFELLWIVLVGLSFALTIQSRSANLGVATGKHLAEHCKAEYPTSVNYCLWILAEVAVIAADIPEVVGTAFALHILFKVPIWIGVLLAGLNTLLLLGLQRYGIRKLEGVIGLLVMVLGCCFFTVMVHAKPSAEEILTGMFVPKLNGPRATSDAIALLGALIMPHNLFLHSALVISRKIPHTLDGIKSASKCFLIESGLALFLAFLINVAVVSVSGSVCSNPIISPENKAQCKNITLESAASLLKNALGNWSSKLYAISLLASGQSSTVTGTYAGQYIMQGFLDLKIEPWLRNLITRCIAITPSLVMVLSFELPFALVPLLKFTSSEAKMGPHKNSITVRLVSWLLGCCSIGINLYFLSTTIIGRITNKQTSKAGSILAGVLALPAMVLYVSLLTYLTLKREKSTESSPNMMMSTIETRS